AGTTACCAACATGGTACCCACCACCCATCAAAACTACTTCTTTAACTCTCTCAACAATTTTAGGTTCTTTACGTACCGCCATTGCAATATTAGTTAAACCTCCTGTTGGTACCAACGTTACGGTTTTAGGTGGATGTGACATGATGGTGTCAATAATTAAATCTATAGCATGCCTTTTATCTAATTGAATGATTGGTTCAGGTAAAACTGGGCCATCAAGTCCAGAGTCACCATGAATATCAGGCGCAATCTCTACATTTCTAATTAAAGGTCTTACAGCACCAGCAGCAAAAGGTACATTAGTTATATTAGCAATGCGTGCAACAGATAATGCATTGCGAGTTACTTTATCTAATGTTTGGTTACCTACTACTGTAGTGACTGCTAGCAATTCAATATTTGGATTACCATGGGCTAATAAAAGAGCGATAGCATCATCATGACCAGGATCGCAATCAAGGATAATTTTTTTTGGCTGATTTATCATAAATCGGTTCCTCTAATAAATTTATTTATTTTCCATTCGTTTAAGTACATTTTGATGGGATGGCATATTTGATGCACCTTCACGTTCGACCGCTAAAGATGCAAAAGCTGAAGCATAAACTGCCGATTGATAGAGAGTTTCTCCTTTAGCCAATGAGGCACAAAAAGCACCATTAAAAGCATCACCAGCACCAGTAGTATCAATAGGAACAGCCAAGAAAGGCTTAATATGTTGATGATGTTTACCATCAAATATAAGCGAGCCTTTACTTCCTAAAGTAATAATTACTGTTTGGATACCCAATAAATATATTTTTTCTGCGGCAAGCTTGGCACTATCGAAATCATTAACCTCAACTCCTGACATTAAACTTGCTTCAGTTTCATTAGGAGTAATAATGTCGATATAAGGTAATAACTGTTGAATATCTTTTGAATATGGAGCAGGGTTAAGGACAACTTTAACACCTATAGTTTTAGCTAATTTCATTGCATTTAAAACAGCATCAATATTATTTTCAAGTTGAACTAATAGAATATCAGATTGTTTAAGATAACTTTCTAACATTACAATTTCTTTATCAGTAATTGTTAAATTAGCGCCAGGGTAGATGGCAATCATATTTTCGC
The sequence above is drawn from the Gilliamella apicola genome and encodes:
- the uriH gene encoding uridine-preferring nucleoside hydrolase UriH — its product is MINQPKKIILDCDPGHDDAIALLLAHGNPNIELLAVTTVVGNQTLDKVTRNALSVARIANITNVPFAAGAVRPLIRNVEIAPDIHGDSGLDGPVLPEPIIQLDKRHAIDLIIDTIMSHPPKTVTLVPTGGLTNIAMAVRKEPKIVERVKEVVLMGGGYHVGNWSAVAEFNIKIDPEAAHIVFNEKWPVTMVGLDLTHQALATPEVIEKIKAIKTKPAKFVLEMLEFFGKMYKQAQGFTYPPVHDPCAVAYVINPELIKTKRVPVDIELTGTLTLGMTVADFRFPPDDNCHTQVATELDHTGFWDLIVDSLKRIGEVNL
- the rbsK gene encoding ribokinase yields the protein MFLEERRKAILAYLDKHEKGSVQFFSEIFKVSKETIRKDLNMLDQQLLVIRCYGGAMIKRHRLVSNITDKECITLLMTRYEKQKFKKRGDRMNGNVCILGSFNVDIVAQVARFPKGGESILAQKSMLGPGGKGANQALAASHADAKVHFVAKVGTDQFSQFAHDHLSSSKINSFTLYQSDKEPTGNAVIYVSEENGENMIAIYPGANLTITDKEIVMLESYLKQSDILLVQLENNIDAVLNAMKLAKTIGVKVVLNPAPYSKDIQQLLPYIDIITPNETEASLMSGVEVNDFDSAKLAAEKIYLLGIQTVIITLGSKGSLIFDGKHHQHIKPFLAVPIDTTGAGDAFNGAFCASLAKGETLYQSAVYASAFASLAVEREGASNMPSHQNVLKRMENK